The Nostoc cf. commune SO-36 genomic sequence AAGCCCAGGCGATTAAAAATATGACCACTAAACGTTCTCAGGCAGCCATGAACCTAAAATCTAATTTTAAGTTGCTGACTACTGGGACTCCCATTGAAAATCACCTGGGTGAGTTATGGAATTTATTCCGTTTTATTAATCCTGGGTTATTGGGTTCTTTTGAAAGCTTCAATCAACGCTTTGCTACCCCCATTGAAAAATATCAAGATAAACTTGCACGTAATAAACTCAAGAAACTGATTCAACCATTTTTGTTGCGGCGGACAAAAAATCAAGTATTAGAAGAGTTGCCATCTCGTACCGAAATTTTGTTGCATGTAGAGTTAAGTCGAGAGGAAAAGGCATTCTATGAAGCGTTGCGCCGTCAGGCAATATCTAAACTTACCGAAACTGATGCCGAAGCAGGAAAGAAACATTTGCAAGTTTTGGCTGAGATTATGAAACTGCGTCGCGCTTGCTGTAATCCCAGCCTCGTTATGCCTGACACTGAATTACCCAGTTCCAAGTTACAACTTTTTGGTGAAGTGCTGGGTGAACTGCTGGAAAATCGTCATAAAGCGTTAGTGTTTAGTCAGTTTGTTGACCATTTGCACATTATCCGCGATTACCTCGAACAGCAAGGTATTAATTATCAATATCTAGATGGCAGTACTTCAGTAGTAGAGCGCAAAAAACGGGTAGATGCATTTCAAGCTGGTTCAGGAGATGTCTTTCTGATTAGTCTCAAGGCGGGCGGTACAGGACTGAATCTAACTGCGGCTGATTATGTGATTCATACAGACCCTTGGTGGAATCCCGCAGTGGAAGACCAAGCCTCAGACCGCGCCCATCGCATTGGGCAACAACGCCCTGTTACCATTTATCGTCTAGTAGCAAAGGATACTATAGAAGAAAAGATTGTGCAGTTGCACCACCACAAGCGAGATTTGGCAGACAGCCTATTGGAAGGTGCTGATATCAGTGGCAAAATTTCGACGGAAGTATTGTTACAGTTAATTAGCGAAGGTTAAGGCATTTACCAAGGTTTTTTTGACAAAAATCGCTCATTCAATAAGCTCCAAGTGCAAAATTCTACAATATTGCGATGCCTGCGGCGGTAAACTACGCTAATGCGAAAAAAAGGATAAAACTATCAAGATTTGGCAACTGCGATAGGTGATTTACTCCCCAATCAGCAGAGGGACGGTAGAATATACCTAATTTTCGTAGCTTCAAAAGCCAAACTATGACGATGCATTCCACACTCCAACGTGCATTTAATCACCGCCGCGTTCTGAAAGTGATCAGCGGTTTGAATAACTTCGACATCGCTAGCGTCGCTGCTACTGTCAAAGCTGCTGAATTTGGCGGTGCTACTTTTGTCGATATCGCTGCCGATCCTGCCTTAGTCCAGCTAGCTAAAAGTTTGACTAACTTACCAGTTTGTGTATCAGCAGTAGAACCAGAGAAATTTGTGCAAGCTGTGGCAGCTGGTGCTGATTTGATTGAAATCGGCAATTTCGATTCTTTCTATGCTCAAGGACGCCGCTTTGAGGCTTTGGAAGTGCTAGCACTGACTAAGCAAACCCGCGTTCTTTTCCCCGAAATTACTCTGTCTGTCACCGTTCCCCACATCCTGGAACTAGATCAACAAGTACAGTTAGCAGAAGAACTGGTGAAAGCTGGAGCAGACATTATTCAAACTGAAGGCGGTACTAGCAGTCAGCCAGTCCACCCCGGAACTTTAGGATTAATTGAAAAAGCTGCTCCCACCTTGGCAGCAGCTTTTGAAATTTCTCGTGTAGTCTCAGTACCTGTATTGTGTGCTTCAGGCATTTCTAACGTTACTGCACCATTAGCGATCGCAGCTGGTGCAGCTGGTGTTGGTGTTGGTTCTGCCATCAACCAACTCAATAGCGAAGTGGCAATGATTGCTGCTGTGCGTGGCTTAGTAGAAGCCTTAGCAACTGCAAACAACCGCGCGATCGCTTAGTTTTGAATGGGGAGTGGGAAGTGGGGAGTGGGGAGGGGGAGTGGTGAATATTAAAATTCCCTATTCCCTATTCCCTATTCCCTATTCCCTATTCCCTATTCCCTATTCCCTATTCCCTATTCCCTACTCCCTACTCCCCTCACCCCAAACAATCCTTCAACGCATAAATCACCCGGTCTTGCTGCTGTTGTGTCAGTTCTGGGAACATCGGCAAGGATATGACCTCATGGCAAGCTTGCTCTGCTATAGGTAAATCCCCAATTTGATAGCCCAGACTTTGATACACTGGCTGCAAATGTAAAGGGTGGGGATAGTAAATCATTGAACTTACACCCTGCTCTTGCAATTGACTACGCACCCAATCTCGATATTTGGCGCTAGAACCATTTCGCCCTTCGCCTGAGATGCGAACAGTGTATTGATTCCATACCCCAATACCCGCAGGTAATTCTTGGGGTGGGACGATCCCCGGAACTTGAGACAGGTACTGGTAGTAATAGTTGGCGATATCTCGTCGGCGATCATTCCAAATATCTAAATAACGTAGCTTAATCTGCAAAATAGCTGCTTGGAGAGCATCCAAACGGCTATTTACACCTATTTCTTCGTGTAAATATCGAATTTTACTACCATGTTCCCGTAGTATTCGCAGTTTAGTGGCGATCGCAGGGTCATTAGTCGTTATTGCTCCGCCATCGCCGCAACCACCAAGATTTTTGGTAGGGTAGAAACTAAAGCAACCAATATGTCCAATACTTCCTACTTTTTGATCAGCCCAAATTGCCCCTGTAGACTGAGCGCAATCTTCAATGATTGACAAATTGTGAGACTGAGCGATCGCCATCAATGATGTCATATCCACGGGTTGTCCAAATAGGTGAACCGGGATAATCGCTTTAGTTTTGGATGTAATCGCCGCCGCAACTTGCTCCACATCCAAATTAAACGTAGTCGCGTCAATATCAACAAAAACAGGCTTTGCACCCACGGCGCTAATCACTTCAGATGTCGCAATAAAGGTGAAAGGCGTTGTAATCACTTCATCGCCTGCACCAATGTCCAAGACTCGTAACGCTAAGTAGAGCGCATCAGTACCAGAATTACAAGCCACACATTCAGTAACAGTATTATAAGCGGCAAACTGTTGTTCAAAGCCTTGGACTAAGGGGCCGCCAATATAGCGGCCAGAAGCCAAAACCTCTAAGACGGCTGCACTTATTTCTGCTTCGATGGTGGTGTATTGCTGCTTGATATCAAAGGCAGGGATAGGATTTACACTTTGGATCATGAGTTCTCATTTTATCGGGAGATACAAAGGATGCACTTCGACAGTCAATTTTTGCTGATTGAATTGTTAATCAAAGAGGAGCTACTAAAAGACTATCGCCCAAAATACGCATCTTATTAGGGTTTTTACTTAAATTGTGAGACGGGAAACTACCGCAGGGTACTGGGGACAGGGAAAATATGTAAAAATTTGGCAGGGGTGAGAACAAATTCCATAATTTTTCGTTTGAAAACCCAATCCCTCATCCCCGTCCCCAGTCCCTTTTACTCCAGATCAAACACATCGGATCAAAGTTCCAACTGTGTAGACTGTTTTGAAAAGAAAATACCAGGAGATAGAAAACCCATGCAGGATCTGATCAAGCTGGATTTCGTAGATTTAGCTGTTGCTGTCGGATTGATGGCGATCGCCATTGGTGTATCTGCCTGGGAAAAATTAGGGCTAGAGCTAAATTTAGCCTTTGCTACTGGGAGAACCATCTTACAACTTCTTGTATTGGGATACATTTTAGATTTCATCTTGGCTTTAGACAATGCTTGGGCAGTTTTGGCGCTATTAGCAATAATGCTGACAATTACGGCGATTGTCGCACGAAATCGCATCAGCCAAAAAATTCCTCATCTGTTGCCTTTGGTGTGGGGTGCAATTTTAATTAGTACCGTCCTGACAGTGCTTTACACCAACTTCTTGATCATCCAACCAGAAAGATGGTATGAGCCACAGTATATAATTCCCTTGGCAGGGATAGTTTTAGGTAATGCTACTAATGCAGCTGCGATCGCAGGCGATCGCCTTGTCAGCACCATTAATTCCAGCCATCTCGAAATCGAAACCCACTTGAGTTTAGGTGCTACTCCAGAGCAAGCAGTTAGCCAGTACCGCAAAGATAGTATCAGAGCGGCATTGATTCCCACTCTCAATCAAATGATACTTATAGGGATGGTCGCAATACCAGGAATTACCACCGGACAGTTACTAGCTGGTGTGAAACCTCTAGATGCTGTCTCTTACGAAATTTTGATTATGTTCATGGTGGCTTTTGCTAACTTATTGACAACAGTTTTAGTCACAAAAGGATTGTGTCGTCAATTTTTCAATTCTGCCGCGCAGTTGGTGAGGTGAAGAGTTAATCTACATCCAAGAATATTTCATCATCTTGCCCTGGCAGATCAAGAGCAATCAACAGTGCTTGGTTCAATTGTGCTATAAATCAATACGGTTGGGTTAAGCAAAGCGCAACCCAACAAACCCCGTAAAAAGTTGGGTTTCGTTCCTCAAACGCCACGTGCTACAAGTCGGCATAGCCGCCCAACGCAGTGGCTCCCCAACCTACAATTTTTTTCGCAACAATTTAGTCTTGCCACGCCACTACAAAATTACCCTCATACTGCCTTAAAATACAGATTTGAGTACAGCGATCGCTCGAACCCACAACATAATACTAGTAGGCGCTCCAATTAGAATACCAGCGATCGCCCAACCTCTCTGATGCGCTTTGAATTGTTCAATACTGTTCCACCGTCTACTTTTCCAAGCCCATTCATTGCCTTTTGCACCGAATGCGATCGCCAGAAACAATGAAAATTTTGGGATAAAACAGAACACTCCACACCAGACTTGATTCGACCACATCCACAACCAAGGCATGAGAAATGCGCCCCAATTCCAACCGAGAATTTCCTCTGGGACTGTTTCATTGTGATTATTTATCCCACATCCAGAATTGTTGATTATTTCTTTTAGCGGCAAAAGCTGACTCTTGTTTGCAGATTTGATAGCCAAACGAGATTTGAGAACATTCAGCGCTTCGCGGGCATCAGTAAATCGTTGTTCTGGAGCAGGTTCTATCAACTTTTGTAGCCAATTGATAAAACTGGGACTCAAGTTAACTCGGTCTGCAAATTGCAACCGCAAATCCTGCTGGGGTAAATCACAAGGGGAAGTTCCTGTTAACAAATGAATCAGAGTCGCACCCAGTGCATAGAGGTCTGAAGCAGCAACTGCTCGACCACCAAATTGTTCCATTGGGGCATAACCATAAGTACCGACAACGGTAAAAGTAACGCCCTCTCTTGCCGCTTTATCCTGAACTGCACCAAAATCAACTAAATAAATCCGATTATCTTCGCCCCAAATTAAATTACTCGGTTTAATATCTCTATGCAACACGCCTGGATTTAACTCATGTAGATAGATGAGAATATTTAAAACCTCAACAGCAATTTTTCTAGCTTGTTTTTCACTAAAACCTTTCGCCAATAGCAAGTTTTTCCTTGAGTGACTCACCAGGGATATATTCTTGGATTAAGGCAAACCAAAGTGTGCGATCGTCGATACAAAAATAATCTATATATCGAGGGATGCGGGGATGATTTAGCTGTTTAAGTATTTGTGCTTCCCTCTCAAAAAGTTTCAAGTCATCCCACTGGACAGTACCGCCAAAGGCTAAAAGTTTGACTACAACGGTGGAATTTTCGCCATCAGAGGCTTGTAAATCCAATGCTAGCCAAGTTTGACGAATTCCATTGTTGCCGAGTTGGCGTTGGATTTGATAACGATCTTGTAATATCTGTTCTGCTTGCAGCATCTGACACCTGCTGACAATTTACTCTGATTCCCTTATATTCAAGGATAGTCATTATCTACAGAAATTGTGGGAGCCTGATAATTTTTTGACCAAAGAGTAGCTAAACCGTGAGAAAACTTAGAACACTCGATGAATTTGAAGAAGAATACTTTCGCAAGCACCCAGAACAAATCGACGATTATTTAACCGAGATATTTCAGGAATACACAGAAAACAATGATTACGGCACGTTGTTGGCATCCTTGCGCGTCGTTGCCGGTGTATGGTAAATTAGTGATATAGGCGTTTTTGCTGATTCTACAGATAATTTTTGCGATAGTAAGCTTGATATTGGGCAGACAGTAAAGGTTCCCACCAATCACGATGATTGAGATACCATTCAACTGTTAAACGCAAACCCTCAGCAATTGTTACTGAAGGTGTCCAACCAAGTTGAGTTTTAATTTTGTTCGCATTAATTGCATATCTCCGGTCATGTCCCTGTCTATCCTTAACAAAAGTAATCAACTGCTCTGCTGGACGCACTGGTAAATCAGGTGCTAATTCATCCATCATTTGACACAAAAGTTGGACGAGGTTAATATTTTCCACCTCGTTATTGCCACCAATGTTATACGTTTCCCCTGGTTGACCGTGATTGATTACCACATCTAAAGCACGGCAATGATCGCCTACATAAAGCCAATCCCGTACATTTTTACCATCACCATAAACAGGTAATGGCTTACCTATCAAAGTGTTGATGCACATCAAGGGAATTAGCTTTTCGGGGAACTGATAAGGGCCGTAATTATTAGAGCAATTTGTGATAATGGTTGGAAGTTCATAAGTATGATAATAAGCACGGACTAAATGATCGCTACCGGCTTTTGAGGCTGAATAGGGACTATTGGGAGCGTAAGGTGTAGTTTCACAAAAAGCTGCATCATCTGCGCCCAAGCTACCGTAAACTTCATCTGTAGAAACGTGTAGGAAACGATAATCAGATGGCTTGTCTTTTGCTTCCCAATGTTGTCGAAAAGCTTCTAGCAGGGTGAAAGTTCCCACTACATTAGTTTGTACAAAAGCAGCCGGCCCAAGAATTGAACGATCAACATGAGATTCAGCAGCAAAATGGGCGATGGTATCAATATTTTCGGTTGAAAATAACTCATCTATGATGGTGCGATCGCAAATATCCCCTTCTACAAACCGAAAATTCTCTCTTCCCTCAACCAGCGCCAAATTGAGACGATTTCCCGCGTAGGTAAGCGCATCCAACACCACCACCTGATCATCTGGATAAACCTGACACCAGTGATGCACAAAATTCGCCCCAATAAACCCTGCACCCCCAGTAACTAATAACCGCCGACTCATTCTATTTCCTCTCTTCTCTCTGTGATCTCTGCGCCTCTGCGGTAGCCTACGGCAAGCCTCTACGCGTCTACGTTTCTATTACTTAAAATATTTCTTCCTCAGCTTCCCATATATCCTCTGAGCAAGTAATTTCGCCATCCGTATTTTCGTCAAACTCTTAATATTAGATGGCTGCTGAATCTTGTGATCAAAAAACTCATTTAACTCATCCAGAATAACTTGGAAACGCTTAATAATATTTTCAGTCCGATATTCAGCCAAAAACCCTTCAGACAAACTAAAAGCTACTGAAGAATCAATCACTTTGAGAACACGTTGGACATCATATTCTTGAGAATATCCAGCAATCTTATAGCAATTAAATCCAGGATCTAAGTAATCAGCTAGTCCACCATTGACACTAGAAAATACTTGACAACCGCAGGCAAGAGCTTCCATTGGTTGTAAACCAAATCCTTCGCTAACACGCTGTTGCGCCCAGTACTCAGCCGAATCATATAGGTAAACCTTAGCTCGGTTGAATAGTCCAGGTAAATCCTCTATGTATGAATCGACAACCAATACTTTACAACGTTTTTGCAACGCTGGAATCAATTCTCTCATTAAATATTCAGAAGACTTGCGAGCCTGAACTAAAACATCAATATCCCGTTCCTGCTCTAAATTTTGAAATTCATCAGAAATTTGATTGGGCAAATAATAAATCAAAGAATTGGGTGATTTTTCTCCCCAGTATCCCATTGTGTAACGGCTAACAGTGATAATCGGAATACTCGCAGGTAGTCTAAATGGATAACCTGCACTGTGTGCATGGTAAACCACATTGTATTGCTTAAGTTTAGCCACGAGTTGAGCTACATCAAATCCCCAACTGATGACAAAAATTACATCATTTAAATTTTTCTCTTTTAGCAAATCATCAAGAAAAAGTTTATCTTTTTCCCGTTGACGGTAAGTTACAACATCAGCACTACAAAACTGCTGAACCAGATTAAGGGCTTTTAACTCAGCCCAAAGACCACCACAAGCAAATTTGCCATCTGTACCGGGGAGTAAGAAGTAAAGTTTTCTCATAATTTTTTTATCGGAGTGGGAAATGGTAAAGCAGGGGTAGATGAAGGGGCAATATCTTCTTCATCCTCCTCATTCGTCTTATTCCTACTCTTGCCAGGCCACTTTAACAAAATGTGCCTCACGCCCCCAAACGTCGCGTGTACGGGTAATATTCTCAATTGCTAGGTTAAAAGGAATTGCAGTTGTTAGATAACGCTGTGCCACAGAACCTAAATCAGGTGCAAGTTCTGCGGCTGTTGTGCTGCTAACCCCAAACCTATAAGTTGCTCAATTGGTCGAAATGGTAACAACAGATGTACACCCACAGCTAGTCCAGCTGTTAAGAGCATCGCTACTGATAAATTTGTGCCACAACGAGGATGTACAGCCAAATCCCATTCTCCACTAGTGATGCGATGTCGAGCAAGTGCGATCGCACGCCGCAAATCACTAATATTTACCTCACCATAGAGGTAGAATCCTTGCTCGGTTGACAAACCGCCTAATAGCTCATCATCTAGTTGAACGTTAGTGGCTTCTCCTGTGGCAGGATAGGCACTTTTTGATTCGCTAAGAACCCAAACAGTGGCATGCTCTAAAGCGTGAACCTGCCGCAGCATCAAAATTTCTTTCAACCCTGGAATAAACGATAGCTGTCTGAGTAAGTCGGCATCTTGTGTGGGTTGCGGAAAGTCTGAAAATCGACCTTCAAGACTCGGAACTTTCTCAGATACAGGTGACGTAAAACCAAAGTTAAAAAATTCAAAGGGAGACGAAGTACCTTGAGAAGAAGCGGAAGTATTCATTGGAACACTGCTCCCAAAGCTGATGGGGTAATATAGATTTCTTTCAAATGTAACGCTTGCACCACTGGATTGTTGCTAATTTTTGTAGATGATTGTTGAGTTGGGGCATTGGGCATTGGGTATGGGGCATTGTAGATGCTTCTCCCCAGTCCCCAATCCCCAGTCCCCAAATAAATTCTGAATTTTGAGTTTCCGAGTCCGAGGGTCAGCTGGCTCCACTAACATAAACTCCGGCTGAGTGAAGGACTCGGAACTTTTGGTAGAGTGTTCGCACTGAAAACTTAGGCGTGAAAAGGGGAACAATCAGTAAACCTCAAAATTGGCTTACCATACCAGGACAGAGCAATTACGTTGCTAATAGTAAATTGCTTATTCGATCTGGTTAGGCAGAGTACAGCAATTGACATCATTCAAACAGACTTTGCCCCACTGTAAAGCCCAGCGGACAAGGGCTACCCGATTTTCTGTCTCAGTTTTGGTAAGAATATTACTGATATGGTTATCAACTGTACGCTTGCTAATCTCCAGTTTTCCTGCAATCTCTTGGTTAGTTAAGCCAGCGGCTACTAAGTCGATAATTTGCAGTTCTCTGTCTGACAGACTAACGGGGGTCTCAGACTTGCCACCAGCCATGACTATTTCTATCCTCCCTTGGTATATGTACTTAATCGCTCTTTCTAATTCTAGAAGATTCTTTTCTTGGTAGGGGTTTCAAGTGTTGGCAGTAATGTGATTGTCAATATTTTCTTTGGATTTCAAGTTGGCATCAATAATAAACTATCCAGTGTTTAAAGTAGTAAATATAGCTCAATATAACAAATGTGTCGTCTAAGCACTTAGCTAAAGTCAGCAAAAATTAGAAGCATACATATTATATAAGTAGTAAAAAATGCCATTTAATTCTATGAAGGACTGGCGACAGATAAGCAGAAATTGCTGTAGATTTTATACTGTAAATTCCTAATTCCAAATCGAAATCTAAAACTGAAAATGAGATGAGCAATCCTCGTGTTTTATGCCTTGGTGAAATTTTGTTTGATTGTTTAGCCGATCAATTAGGGCTAAAGCTGGAAGAAGTGAAATCTTGGACTCCCTATCCAGGAGGGGCACCAGCTAACGTAGCCTGTGCTTTAGTCAAGCTAGGTACCTCAGCAGGATTTATCGGAGCCGTTGGCGAAGATGAACCAGGGAATGAATTGGTCAAGCTATTACAAGATGTAGGTGTAGAGACGACGGGAGTACAACGCCATCCCACAGCACCAACGCGGCAAGTTTATGTTACACGAGATATGGCTGGCGATCGCACCTTCGCCGGATTTGGTCAGTATGATACCGCAGAATTTGCCGATACTCACCTGCAAGCAAAACAATTGCCAAGTTCGCTCTTTCAAGAGGCAGATTTTCTGGTTTTGGGTACTTTGGAATTAGCTTATCCTGAAAGTGAAAAAGCAATTCACCGCGCTCTAGAGTTAGCAGAAAATTACGACTTGAAGATTGTGCTGGATGTCAACTGGCGTCCTGTATTTTGGGATGAGCCAAATATCGCCCATCAAAAAATTCCAGAATTATTTAAGCGAGTTGATTTCCTTAAACTTTCCAAAGAAGAAGCTGAATGGCTATTTGAAACCGCAGACCCCGGAGCCATCACTTATCGTCTAGCTTCAATTGAAGGAGTATTAGTGACAGATGGAGAAAACGGTTGTACCTATTGTCTGGGTGAAAACGAAGGCAAATTACCCTCGTTTTCCATCCCTGTTGTTGATACAACTGGTGCAGGAGATAGCTTTTTGGCAGGATTCATCCATCAATTGAGTCAGCACGGCATTCACAGCTTGCGGGATGCAGAAACAGCAAAACGTATTGTCACTTATGCCAGTGCTGTTGGAGCGTTGACTACCATTAAAGCAGGTGCGATCGCTTCTCAACCGACTGCTGCTGAAGTCGAAGCTTTTCTCGCCACACATCAACTCTAGGAATTAACATAAGCCACTGGGATATCAGCCACCACAGGCTGATACTTCCGGCTAGAAAATGGACGAAAATCGTCATCCCATTCTGCTTATTAAATAGTTTTAAAACCCTAAGAGAAACACTTTTGCACTGGGTGTAAATGCTTCAGCCAGAAGCAAGGAACATAATATTTTTGCATACGCCCTCTGGGAAATTTAGTTTGGAGCCGTTATTAAGCTTCAGAAAATAATATATTAATTTTTAATACAATAAATTAGTTTTATAAATATCAATTTTATTTAGTTTTATCATAGGTCTAACAGAAGTTATTGGCAACCTTTGATAATGATTCAAGGTTAGTCGCTTTAGGGCATGAAGCACAGGGGAAAAAGTTTAAACATTTTGCCTGTAGTCGTGAAACTTGTCGCAAAAACTCAGATTCAACTTTAAGACGAGATTGTAATGCATAGGTTCTGCAACCTTTGCACCGCAAAAAATGATAGAGTTTTATTTCTTAAACCTTCTGACTTTAAAGAGCAGAGGAAGAGAAAGACATTTTCATACTTGGCGGTGAAACTTATTTCATTGGGACTGTCTTCTGGCTTAACTAGCACGTCATTGATCTCCAAAATCTGACAATAAAAATTTTAATAGAAATATTGGGGCTGTATACATGACTTCCAGCATTCCAAAAGATATCAAAATACATACTCCTTTAGTAGGAGATGTGAATAATAAAAGTCGAATTACTTACCAAGCGAGTCGCACAGCGATCGCTGGATTCAATGGAATCGTAATGGCAGAGGCAGAGGCTTATATCAATGGGCTAAAAATCCCCGATCCTCTGCTTAAAATCCTTTTAAATCTATCTATCCAAATCAGTTACAAGTATTTTCCTTCTCTTTTAGTTCCCTATGAATGGCTGTTACAAGAAAGCGATCGCCTTGCAGAAGGATCACACGAATTAATGAAGGTTCAATACAACCTACCAGAAGAAATGTTCAGTCTGATGTTGAAAGAGACAGAACTTTTATATCCCAAATACAGTATGGCTTTATGGGAGAAAGGAGCATCTAACCTTGAGCAAGCTCAAATGGATATGCTCGACGATTTAATTGCAAAAGCAGGCATTGAAGATGGAGACGAAATTTTAGATTTGGGATGCGGTTGGGGTTCTGCATCAAATTACATTCTTTCCCGGTTTCCGCGTGTGAAAGTAACGGCTGTTAATTTGAGCCATCAACAATGCGAATATATACGGAAGAAAATGCTAGATCCTAGGAGTTACCTTAGTTCAGATAGATTCACTCTATATGAAGAAGACTTTAATGATATTAATTTGGAGACTAAGTTTGATAAAATTATGACGATTGGGGTGTTTGAACATGTAGGTAATTTAACAAAATCATTCTCAAAGCTGGCTTCTATCCTCAAAGATGATGGTAAGGTTTTAATTCACATTATCACAACCAAACTACCTTACAATATAAGCCATCCTTTTATCAATAAATATATTTTCCCCAATATGCGGGTGTGGAATTATGATGTTATATCAAAGATTAATACAGACCTAAAAACCATTAATCAATGGTATTTAAATGGTGCTAATTACTCAAATACCCTCAGAAATTGGTTGATAAATTTTGATCAAAATCAAGCAAAAATCAAAGATTTAAATTATGGCATGAACTATGGCAAGTTCTGCCGGATGTGGAGACTTTATTTGCTCTTGTGCATAATGTATTTTGACGGTTGTAATGGTGAGATTCTTGGTAACGGTCAATATTTGTTAGGGAAGTCCTAATAATTTAGCGATCGCCTAATCTATCGAGAGCAATCCTCCGCTCCTTAACTTGCTGCCATAGAGTATCAACAGTTACAAACTCATAACCTTGTTGTAGCAGTTGCGGAATGAGAATTTTAATTGTGGCAGCAACATCTTCTCCACCGCAAGTACCATCATGCAAAACAATTATTGAACCATTTTTGACCTGCTGCATAATTCGCTGTACCACGGTGGTGACACCTGGACGCACCCAGTCTTCTGGTACAACGCTCCACATAACTGGGCGGTAATTCCACTGAAAAAACAATTTT encodes the following:
- a CDS encoding DUF561 domain-containing protein; translated protein: MTMHSTLQRAFNHRRVLKVISGLNNFDIASVAATVKAAEFGGATFVDIAADPALVQLAKSLTNLPVCVSAVEPEKFVQAVAAGADLIEIGNFDSFYAQGRRFEALEVLALTKQTRVLFPEITLSVTVPHILELDQQVQLAEELVKAGADIIQTEGGTSSQPVHPGTLGLIEKAAPTLAAAFEISRVVSVPVLCASGISNVTAPLAIAAGAAGVGVGSAINQLNSEVAMIAAVRGLVEALATANNRAIA
- a CDS encoding DegT/DnrJ/EryC1/StrS family aminotransferase, with protein sequence MIQSVNPIPAFDIKQQYTTIEAEISAAVLEVLASGRYIGGPLVQGFEQQFAAYNTVTECVACNSGTDALYLALRVLDIGAGDEVITTPFTFIATSEVISAVGAKPVFVDIDATTFNLDVEQVAAAITSKTKAIIPVHLFGQPVDMTSLMAIAQSHNLSIIEDCAQSTGAIWADQKVGSIGHIGCFSFYPTKNLGGCGDGGAITTNDPAIATKLRILREHGSKIRYLHEEIGVNSRLDALQAAILQIKLRYLDIWNDRRRDIANYYYQYLSQVPGIVPPQELPAGIGVWNQYTVRISGEGRNGSSAKYRDWVRSQLQEQGVSSMIYYPHPLHLQPVYQSLGYQIGDLPIAEQACHEVISLPMFPELTQQQQDRVIYALKDCLG
- a CDS encoding ABC transporter permease, producing the protein MQDLIKLDFVDLAVAVGLMAIAIGVSAWEKLGLELNLAFATGRTILQLLVLGYILDFILALDNAWAVLALLAIMLTITAIVARNRISQKIPHLLPLVWGAILISTVLTVLYTNFLIIQPERWYEPQYIIPLAGIVLGNATNAAAIAGDRLVSTINSSHLEIETHLSLGATPEQAVSQYRKDSIRAALIPTLNQMILIGMVAIPGITTGQLLAGVKPLDAVSYEILIMFMVAFANLLTTVLVTKGLCRQFFNSAAQLVR
- the rfbB gene encoding dTDP-glucose 4,6-dehydratase, with product MSRRLLVTGGAGFIGANFVHHWCQVYPDDQVVVLDALTYAGNRLNLALVEGRENFRFVEGDICDRTIIDELFSTENIDTIAHFAAESHVDRSILGPAAFVQTNVVGTFTLLEAFRQHWEAKDKPSDYRFLHVSTDEVYGSLGADDAAFCETTPYAPNSPYSASKAGSDHLVRAYYHTYELPTIITNCSNNYGPYQFPEKLIPLMCINTLIGKPLPVYGDGKNVRDWLYVGDHCRALDVVINHGQPGETYNIGGNNEVENINLVQLLCQMMDELAPDLPVRPAEQLITFVKDRQGHDRRYAINANKIKTQLGWTPSVTIAEGLRLTVEWYLNHRDWWEPLLSAQYQAYYRKNYL
- a CDS encoding glycosyltransferase is translated as MRKLYFLLPGTDGKFACGGLWAELKALNLVQQFCSADVVTYRQREKDKLFLDDLLKEKNLNDVIFVISWGFDVAQLVAKLKQYNVVYHAHSAGYPFRLPASIPIITVSRYTMGYWGEKSPNSLIYYLPNQISDEFQNLEQERDIDVLVQARKSSEYLMRELIPALQKRCKVLVVDSYIEDLPGLFNRAKVYLYDSAEYWAQQRVSEGFGLQPMEALACGCQVFSSVNGGLADYLDPGFNCYKIAGYSQEYDVQRVLKVIDSSVAFSLSEGFLAEYRTENIIKRFQVILDELNEFFDHKIQQPSNIKSLTKIRMAKLLAQRIYGKLRKKYFK
- the pedR gene encoding photosynthetic electron transport-dependent transcriptional regulator PedR → MAGGKSETPVSLSDRELQIIDLVAAGLTNQEIAGKLEISKRTVDNHISNILTKTETENRVALVRWALQWGKVCLNDVNCCTLPNQIE
- a CDS encoding carbohydrate kinase family protein — encoded protein: MSNPRVLCLGEILFDCLADQLGLKLEEVKSWTPYPGGAPANVACALVKLGTSAGFIGAVGEDEPGNELVKLLQDVGVETTGVQRHPTAPTRQVYVTRDMAGDRTFAGFGQYDTAEFADTHLQAKQLPSSLFQEADFLVLGTLELAYPESEKAIHRALELAENYDLKIVLDVNWRPVFWDEPNIAHQKIPELFKRVDFLKLSKEEAEWLFETADPGAITYRLASIEGVLVTDGENGCTYCLGENEGKLPSFSIPVVDTTGAGDSFLAGFIHQLSQHGIHSLRDAETAKRIVTYASAVGALTTIKAGAIASQPTAAEVEAFLATHQL
- a CDS encoding class I SAM-dependent methyltransferase, which codes for MTSSIPKDIKIHTPLVGDVNNKSRITYQASRTAIAGFNGIVMAEAEAYINGLKIPDPLLKILLNLSIQISYKYFPSLLVPYEWLLQESDRLAEGSHELMKVQYNLPEEMFSLMLKETELLYPKYSMALWEKGASNLEQAQMDMLDDLIAKAGIEDGDEILDLGCGWGSASNYILSRFPRVKVTAVNLSHQQCEYIRKKMLDPRSYLSSDRFTLYEEDFNDINLETKFDKIMTIGVFEHVGNLTKSFSKLASILKDDGKVLIHIITTKLPYNISHPFINKYIFPNMRVWNYDVISKINTDLKTINQWYLNGANYSNTLRNWLINFDQNQAKIKDLNYGMNYGKFCRMWRLYLLLCIMYFDGCNGEILGNGQYLLGKS